A window of Primulina huaijiensis isolate GDHJ02 chromosome 9, ASM1229523v2, whole genome shotgun sequence contains these coding sequences:
- the LOC140984746 gene encoding probable cyclic nucleotide-gated ion channel 14: MQFKKDKLVRFVNGEKQNPEVFRDKNDAQHHEKQLPLYKNFGNLGKSEGGYGDKILGRSKVFPEGHEPEKKTILDPESELVLKWNRIFLFFCLVALFVDPLFFYLPSVLNLDTSSCMQTDLNLGIIVTCFRTVADVFYFLHIVIKFRTAYVSPSSRVFGKGELVMDLNKIGKRYLKSDFFIDAIAALPLPQIVIWSILPAIRSSHADHTNNALVLIVLLQYIPRLYLIFPLSSQIIKATGVVTKTAWAGAAYNLLLYMLASHVLGASWYVLSIERHATCLKSACRNESNSTGCSLSFLDCGTLNHTDRLQWVQSTLVFTNCNPGNTTFFNYGIFGNAIGNNVVSSKFLEKYFYCLWWGLQNLSSYGQTLTTSTFVGETLFAILIAIVGLVLFAHLIGNMQTYLQSITVRLEEWRLKRRDTEEWMRHRQLPENLQQRVRRFTQYKWLTTRGVNEESILQALPADLRRDIQRHLCLDLVRRVPFFSQMDDQLLDAICERLVSSLSTQGTYIVREGDPVTEMLFIIRGTLESSTTNGGRTGFFNSTTLKPGDFCGEELLAWALLPRSTLNLPSSTRTVRSLNEVEAFALRAEDLRFVANQFRRLHSKKLQHTFRYYSHHWRAWAACFIQAAWRRCKKRMMAKDLSMRESFSLSPDVELPVETVENEDHEDQYASANSFQTKQQLGVTILASRFAANTRKGAQKIKDVELPKLPKPEEPDFSAEVDDD, encoded by the exons ATGCAATTCAAGAAAGATAAGTTAGTGAG GTTTGTAAACGGAGAAAAACAAAATCCTGAAGTTTTCCGGGACAAGAATGATGCCCAACACCATGAAAAGCAACTGCCCttgtataaaaattttggcaattTAGGGAAATCTGAAGGTGGATATGGAGACAAGATATTGGGTAGGTCAAAGGTTTTTCCAGAAGGCCATGAACCGGAGAAAAAGACAATCTTGGATCCTGAGAGTGAACTTGTCTTGAAATGGAACaggattttcttgtttttttgtttggttGCACTCTTTGTGGATCCCTTATTTTTCTACCTCCCATCTGTGTTGAATCTAGATACTTCCTCATGTATGCAAACAGACCTCAATTTGGGGATAATTGTCACTTGCTTTCGGACAGTGGCCGATGTTTTTTATTTCTTGCACATTGTAATAAAGTTTAGGACCGCATATGTATCTCCTAGCTCAAGGGTGTTTGGCAAAGGTGAACTTGTTATGGATCTGAATAAGATAGGAAAGAGATATCTGAAGTCCGATTTTTTTATAGATGCCATTGCAGCTCTGCCTCTTCCTCAG ATTGTGATATGGTCCATACTACCTGCAATTAGAAGCTCCCATGCTGATCATACCAATAACGCTCTAGTACTGATCGTTCTGCTCCAGTATATTCCGAGATTATACTTGATTTTCCCACTAAGTTCTCAGATTATTAAAGCAACAGGAGTCGTTACAAAGACCGCCTGGGCTGGTGCTGCATATAACTTGTTGCTCTACATGTTAGCAAGCCAT GTCTTGGGGGCTTCTTGGTATGTATTATCAATTGAGAGACATGCAACGTGTCTGAAATCAGCTTGCAGGAATGAATCGAATAGCACCGGATGCTCCCTTAGTTTTCTTGATTGTGGTACTTTGAACCATACTGATCGGTTACAGTGGGTACAAAGTACACTTGTTTTCACGAACTGCAATCCTGGTAATACTACATTTTTCAATTATGGAATATTTGGAAATGCTATTGGAAACAACGTGGTCTCATCTAAATTCTTGGAGAAGTATTTCTATTGCCTATGGTGGGGTTTGCAAAACCTAAG TTCTTATGGTCAGACATTGACAACAAGCACATTCGTTGGCGAAACATTATTTGCTATACTAATAGCCATCGTGGGGCTTGTTCTTTTTGCCCATTTAATCGGAAATATGCAG ACCTATCTGCAATCTATCACTGTGAGGCTTGAGGAGTGGAGACTTAAGCGTCGTGACACTGAGGAATGGATGAGGCATCGCCAATTACCTGAAAACTTACAACAACGAGTGAGACGTTTCACACAGTACAAATGGCTTACAACAAGAGGGGTTAACGAAGAGTCTATCCTACAAGCTTTGCCAGCAGATCTTCGGCGTGATATTCAACGTCACCTTTGTTTAGATCTTGTTCGACGT GTTCCTTTCTTCTCACAAATGGATGATCAACTTCTTGATGCAATATGCGAGCGCCTAGTGTCATCCTTAAGCACTCAAGGCACGTACATTGTTCGTGAGGGTGATCCCGTTACAGAGATGCTCTTCATTATTAGAGGTACACTCGAGAGCTCAACAACAAATGGAGGTCGAACAGGATTCTTCAACTCGACAACTTTGAAGCCAGGCGACTTTTGCGGAGAGGAACTGCTCGCATGGGCATTGCTTCCAAGGTCAACCCTCAACTTGCCTTCTTCCACAAGAACCGTGAGATCGCTTAATGAAGTGGAAGCATTTGCACTGAGAGCAGAAGACCTCAGGTTTGTTGCAAATCAGTTCAGACGACTCCATAGCAAGAAGCTCCAGCATACTTTTCGTTATTACTCTCATCACTGGAGAGCCTGGGCAGCCTGTTTCATTCAGGCCGCCTGGAGACGATGCAAAAAGAGAATGATGGCGAAAGATTTAAGCATGAGGGAGTCGTTTTCTTTGTCCCCTGACGTAGAACTCCCTGTTGAGACAGTTGAAAACGAGGATCACGAGGACCAATATGCATCAGCGAACAGTTTTCAAACAAAACAGCAATTGGGAGTCACTATATTAGCTTCAAGATTCGCTGCAAATACGAGGAAAGGAGCTCAGAAGATCAAAGATGTCGAATTACCAAAGCTGCCGAAGCCAGAAGAGCCCGATTTTTCAGCTGAGGTTGATGATGACTAG
- the LOC140984075 gene encoding WRKY transcription factor WRKY51-like codes for MGDELFGCSRIHNGEMEIQEAAASGLKSMDHLIRVVSKQNQQMDCREITDSAVYEFRTVISMFNRTGHARFRRAPVHPELTQATSPPQKTLDLLSGSLEPSAALGGFVKDSGEVMDKEWFSLSTSGNSSSTLLSSITGEGSVSNGKGGRSAASLLDSSTPAVCVGEPPVPGKGSREHKLHKHNHSGPSLCHCKMKKSRVKKTIRVPAISSKIADIPADEYSWRKYGQKPIKNSPYPRGYYKCSTVRGCPAKKHVEKANDDPEMLIVTYAGEHLHTAQENTASSQAQLTVVVVESSAT; via the exons ATGGGAGATGAATTGTTCGGATGCTCGAGGATTCACAACGGGGAAATGGAGATTCAGGAAGCTGCGGCTTCGGGGTTGAAGTCCATGGACCATTTGATTCGAGTGGTTTCGAAGCAGAATCAGCAGATGGATTGCAGGGAGATTACTGATTCTGCGGTGTATGAGTTTCGGACAGTGATTTCTATGTTCAACAGGACCGGACACGCCCGGTTCCGCCGGGCCCCGGTTCATCCGGAGTTGACTCAGGCTACCTCGCCGCCGCAGAAGACCTTGGACCTGTTGTCCGGATCTCTCGAACCTTCTGCCGCGCTTGGTGGTTTTGTGAAGGATTCGGGTGAGGTGATGGATAAGGAGTGGTTCAGTCTATCGACTTCGGGGAACTCTTCTTCGACTTTGTTATCGTCGATCACCGGAGAGGGCAGCGTGTCCAACGGAAAGGGAGGCCGATCGGCGGCGAGTTTGCTGGATTCCTCTACACCTGCTGTCTGCGTCGGGGAGCCCCCAGTCCCCGGCAAGGGGTCTCGAGAGCATAAGTTGCATAAGCATAACCACTCCGGTCCATCTCTCTGCCACTGCAAAATGAA GAAATCTCGGGTGAAGAAAACCATTAGAGTGCCTGCAATCAGCTCAAAGATTGCAGATATTCCAGCGGACGAGTATTCTTGGAGAAAGTATGGCCAGAAGCCGATCAAGAATTCGCCATACCCACG GGGTTACTACAAATGCAGCACAGTGAGGGGTTGCCCGGCAAAGAAACATGTGGAGAAGGCGAACGACGATCCGGAGATGCTCATCGTGACTTACGCGGGGGAGCACCTGCACACGGCGCAGGAGAACACTGCTTCCTCTCAGGCTCAGCTAACTGTGGTTGTGGTTGAGTCGTCGGCAACGTGA